One genomic region from Anabaena sp. PCC 7108 encodes:
- a CDS encoding glycosyltransferase family 2 protein, producing MNNQPVDVNTSQSFFPKVSVVIPIYNGEAELPDLLSCLLWQTYPKDQVEYLLVDNNSSDRTLSILNTKAENSPITICPLSENNIQSSYAARNTGIKAATGEIIAFTDADCRPQPQWLNTLIQPFRNSEVVIVAGEIQALPGKNILEKFADKQETLSQKHTLAHKFCSYGQTANLGIRRTIFNSSGLFRPYLTTGGDADICWRILKGNLGKLEFAPNAIVQHRHRVTIKELSSQWRRYGRSNRYLHELHGVDLMREMTPGEYRYRLFRWLLKELPKASIKNIFGKADFVDLLSTPIGLFTANARSQGQREAKLLENAKMIEYLHD from the coding sequence ATGAATAATCAACCAGTTGATGTAAATACCTCTCAAAGCTTTTTCCCCAAGGTTTCAGTAGTAATTCCTATTTATAATGGTGAAGCCGAATTACCTGATTTACTGAGTTGTCTTTTATGGCAAACTTATCCCAAAGATCAAGTAGAGTATTTACTGGTAGATAATAACAGTAGCGATCGCACTCTCTCCATTCTCAATACCAAGGCGGAAAATTCCCCTATTACTATCTGTCCCTTAAGTGAAAATAATATTCAAAGTTCCTACGCTGCACGTAACACAGGGATTAAAGCTGCTACGGGTGAAATTATCGCTTTTACTGATGCTGATTGTCGCCCCCAACCTCAATGGCTCAACACATTAATTCAGCCTTTTAGGAATTCAGAAGTAGTAATTGTCGCTGGGGAAATTCAGGCATTACCAGGTAAAAACATCCTGGAAAAATTCGCAGATAAACAAGAAACTTTATCCCAAAAACATACCCTTGCTCATAAATTTTGTTCCTATGGGCAAACTGCAAATCTAGGAATTCGTCGGACTATCTTTAACAGTTCTGGATTATTTCGTCCCTATCTTACCACAGGGGGAGATGCAGATATTTGTTGGCGCATTCTCAAAGGTAATTTGGGTAAATTAGAATTTGCACCAAATGCTATTGTTCAACATCGTCACCGAGTGACAATCAAAGAATTATCTAGTCAATGGCGACGTTATGGTCGTTCTAATCGTTACTTGCATGAATTGCATGGTGTAGACCTAATGCGAGAGATGACACCAGGAGAATACCGTTATCGTCTCTTCCGTTGGTTATTAAAAGAGTTACCAAAAGCAAGTATTAAAAATATTTTTGGTAAGGCTGATTTTGTAGATTTGTTAAGTACTCCTATTGGGTTATTTACTGCTAATGCGCGTTCTCAGGGACAACGAGAGGCAAAATTACTAGAAAATGCCAAAATGATTGAATATCTTCATGACTAA
- the recF gene encoding DNA replication/repair protein RecF → MYLKTLHLRQFRNYQEQKIEFTAAKTILVGNNAQGKSNLLEAVELLATLRSHRMARDRDLVKEGESIAQIHATLERTSGISDLTLTLRRNARRTVAINGETVRRQLDFLGVINAVEFSSLDLELVRGSPEVRRHWLDTLLIQLEPVYAHILHQYHQVLRQRNACLKRSQESGVKSQNSELAIWDTQLVTAGTRVIIRRDRAIQKLAPIAAAWHASISGSTEVLKVNYASNVPLEKNHPEVVQQAFLAKIQQRTLTELDRGITLVGPHRDEVELIINQTPARQYGSQGQQRTLVLALKLAELKLIEAVVNEPPLLLLDDVLAELDPYRQNQLFEAIQDHFQTLITTTHLGSFEQDWLKSSQIICVKAGELS, encoded by the coding sequence ATGTACCTAAAAACCCTACACCTCCGACAGTTTCGCAATTACCAAGAGCAAAAAATTGAGTTTACCGCTGCCAAAACAATTTTGGTAGGTAATAATGCTCAGGGAAAATCGAATTTGTTGGAGGCTGTGGAGTTATTAGCAACATTGCGCTCGCACCGGATGGCACGCGATCGTGATTTAGTTAAAGAAGGGGAAAGTATTGCCCAAATTCATGCCACTCTAGAAAGAACATCTGGTATCAGTGACTTAACCCTGACACTACGCCGTAATGCTCGTCGCACTGTGGCTATTAATGGCGAAACGGTTCGTCGTCAACTGGATTTTCTGGGCGTAATTAATGCAGTTGAGTTTTCCAGTTTGGATTTAGAATTAGTGCGCGGTAGTCCTGAAGTTCGTCGTCACTGGTTAGATACACTTTTAATTCAACTCGAACCAGTTTATGCTCACATTTTGCATCAATATCACCAAGTGCTACGTCAACGCAATGCTTGTTTGAAAAGGAGCCAGGAATCAGGAGTCAAAAGTCAAAACTCAGAACTAGCTATTTGGGATACACAGTTAGTCACCGCTGGAACCAGGGTAATTATCAGACGTGACAGAGCTATTCAAAAACTAGCGCCTATTGCCGCTGCTTGGCACGCTAGTATAAGTGGCAGTACAGAAGTTTTAAAAGTTAATTATGCGTCAAATGTCCCACTCGAAAAAAATCACCCCGAAGTAGTACAACAAGCATTTTTAGCTAAAATTCAACAGCGAACTCTTACAGAATTAGATAGAGGTATTACCCTGGTCGGTCCTCACCGCGACGAAGTGGAATTGATCATTAACCAAACACCCGCTCGTCAATATGGTTCTCAAGGACAACAACGAACATTAGTTCTGGCTTTAAAATTAGCGGAATTAAAATTAATCGAAGCAGTTGTCAACGAGCCACCCTTACTTTTGCTAGATGATGTCTTAGCAGAATTAGATCCATACCGTCAAAATCAATTGTTTGAAGCTATCCAAGACCACTTTCAGACATTGATTACTACTACTCATTTAGGTTCTTTTGAACAAGATTGGTTAAAGTCTTCCCAAATTATCTGTGTGAAAGCAGGAGAACTAAGCTAA
- a CDS encoding Calx-beta domain-containing protein has translation MTTVSTTDLTSITATQLVNTLLGTGVTATNITFTGANVAGGTFTGGTAAGIGIDSGIILSTGNIAFAQGPNNTSSRTGSNGRPGDSDLNSIVSPLSTNDAAVLEFDFIPSTSTISFSYVFASEEYPEFVNSSFNDVFAFFLNGENIALIPGTTTPVSINTVNAGSSSTPGTGPNSSFFTPNYGTAFDLQFDGFTTVLSATATGLVPGVTNSIKLAIADTGDSAYDSAVFLQAASFGNATSVSVTATDSNAGEGTTPNLGVFTITRTGSTANALTVNYTISGTASATDYNTIPSTIVIAAGQTSATVTVTPVDDALVEGNETVILSLTDTNNYDLGTANSATVIIADNEQQDNAVNLSVSPATVLENGTTNLVYTFTRQGDTTSPLTVNYSVGGAATFNSDYTQTGAGSFNATTGTITFATGASTATLTINPTGDTIIENDESVALTLAAGTGYSIGTATAVTGTILDDDAPVITLTVNPTSVVEDGTTNLVYTFTRTGSTAAALTVNYGVSGTATLNTDYVQTGAATFTNTAGSITFASGASTATLTINPTTDTTVESNETIALILAPSANYAIGTPGTVTATIIDDDSQALPVITVAATDANAAETATGEIANPGVFTLTRTGSTTSALTVNYTTAGTATNGTDYSNLTETVTFAAGSATATVTVNPIDDTIVEGTETAILNLAAGTGYTLGTVKSATVNIADNDLPPLPVITVVATDANAAETATGEIANPGVFTLTRTGSTTDALTVNYKNDGTATNGTDGTDYTTLTGTVTFAAGSATATVTVNPIDDTIVEGTETAILNLSAGTGYTLGTATSATVNIADNDLPPLPVITIAATDANAAETATGEIANPGVFTLTRTGSTTSALTVNYTTAGTATNGTDYSNLTGTVTFAAGSATATVTVNPIDDTIVEATETAILNLAAGTGYTLGTAKTATVNIADNDFPLVTIDLSENQTIVEGNTSPQSVAYTVTLSDTSNQTITVQYATSNGTAIAGSDYTGTTGTLTFNPGVTTQVINIPILNDSINEANETFTLTLTSPTNASLGTKTSTTTTITDTLVASVTTTLPSNVENLSLEGTASINGTGNAGNNVLIGNQANNILVGGTGADTLKGKAGADTLTGGADADIFEFGGQALAVNPETGFLTETGANLGFIGPKTSFIGKDIITDFATGVDQIFLDISTFTSIGPAGLDLSLLANGFSLVNQATNAGIDTQNAYLVYNQGTGDLLYNVNLSAFGNGGGGIFANLGVGTALAATDISLIGDNDLSLIPVITVAATDANAAETATGVTANPGVFTLARTGDLTDALTVNYTTTGTATNGTDYSNLTGTVTFAAGSATATVTVNPIDDTIIEGAETAILDLATGTGYTLGTATSATVNVADNDLPLITINLSDDQTIVEGSTSSQNVSYTVTLSDISTQTITVQYATSNGTAIAGSDYTGKTGTLTFNPGVTSQVINIPIVNNFINEADETFTLSLTSPTNASLGTKTSATTTITDTLTASVTTTLPPFVENLSLTGTASIDGTGNAGNNVLIGNHKNNILFGGSGADTLKGKAGDDTLIGGADADIFEFGGQAVAVNPVTGLSEETGTTLGLIGPKSISIGKDTITDFATGVDQILLDISTFTAVGPAGSNLSLVANGFSLVNQATNAGIDSQNTYFVYNQGTGDLFYNVNLSAFGSGGGGIFANLGVGTVLAATDISLIA, from the coding sequence ATGACTACAGTAAGTACAACTGATTTAACTAGCATTACAGCCACGCAACTTGTCAACACTTTACTCGGCACTGGTGTGACAGCGACCAATATAACTTTTACAGGTGCAAACGTTGCTGGAGGTACATTTACTGGAGGGACAGCAGCAGGTATAGGTATAGATAGCGGTATTATTCTTAGCACTGGGAACATTGCTTTTGCCCAAGGTCCAAATAATACAAGTAGCAGAACCGGTAGCAATGGTAGACCAGGTGACAGTGATCTAAATTCCATAGTTAGTCCTCTCAGTACAAATGATGCAGCAGTATTAGAGTTTGACTTTATTCCATCGACGAGTACTATCAGCTTCTCCTATGTATTTGCTTCTGAAGAGTATCCCGAGTTTGTAAATTCAAGCTTCAATGATGTCTTTGCCTTTTTCTTAAATGGTGAAAACATTGCTCTCATCCCTGGTACGACAACTCCAGTTTCTATTAATACCGTCAATGCTGGTAGTTCATCCACTCCAGGAACCGGTCCGAACTCGTCGTTTTTCACTCCCAATTATGGAACTGCTTTTGATCTACAGTTTGATGGTTTTACAACTGTATTAAGTGCAACCGCAACAGGTCTCGTCCCTGGTGTTACTAACTCCATCAAGTTAGCGATCGCAGATACTGGTGACTCAGCTTATGACTCTGCCGTTTTTCTCCAAGCAGCTAGTTTTGGTAACGCAACTTCCGTCAGCGTCACAGCTACAGATAGCAACGCAGGAGAAGGAACAACACCTAACTTGGGTGTATTTACTATCACTCGGACAGGTAGCACGGCCAACGCCCTCACAGTTAATTACACAATTTCGGGAACTGCATCTGCCACCGACTACAATACTATTCCTTCTACCATAGTTATCGCTGCTGGTCAGACTTCAGCCACTGTTACTGTTACTCCAGTTGATGATGCTCTAGTTGAAGGAAATGAAACTGTCATCCTGTCATTAACTGATACTAATAATTACGATTTGGGAACAGCAAATAGTGCAACAGTGATTATTGCTGATAATGAGCAGCAGGATAATGCTGTCAATCTATCGGTTTCTCCTGCCACCGTCCTTGAAAACGGAACAACAAACTTAGTTTACACTTTCACTCGTCAGGGGGATACAACGAGTCCTCTAACCGTTAATTATAGTGTTGGCGGTGCAGCTACCTTCAATAGTGACTACACTCAAACAGGAGCCGGCAGCTTTAACGCCACAACAGGAACAATTACCTTTGCCACAGGAGCAAGTACAGCAACCCTAACCATTAATCCTACGGGAGATACCATCATTGAAAATGATGAAAGCGTTGCTTTAACCTTAGCTGCTGGAACTGGTTACAGTATCGGCACAGCCACTGCTGTCACAGGTACTATTCTTGATGATGACGCTCCTGTAATCACTTTAACTGTCAATCCCACTAGCGTCGTTGAAGATGGGACAACAAATTTAGTTTACACGTTTACCAGAACTGGCAGTACAGCTGCGGCCTTAACTGTGAACTATGGAGTTTCTGGCACAGCTACACTGAACACTGACTATGTTCAAACTGGAGCAGCAACCTTCACAAACACAGCAGGAAGCATTACTTTTGCATCGGGTGCAAGTACAGCAACTCTAACCATCAACCCCACAACTGATACCACAGTAGAGTCCAATGAAACCATAGCTTTAATCTTAGCTCCTAGTGCAAATTATGCGATCGGCACACCAGGAACAGTTACAGCTACAATCATTGATGATGACTCCCAGGCTCTACCAGTAATTACCGTAGCAGCTACAGATGCTAATGCTGCTGAAACCGCAACAGGTGAAATTGCTAATCCAGGAGTCTTTACCCTCACCAGAACAGGTAGCACAACTAGCGCCTTAACTGTTAACTACACCACCGCAGGTACGGCTACTAATGGTACTGACTACAGCAACCTCACGGAAACTGTAACTTTTGCTGCGGGTTCTGCAACAGCCACGGTGACAGTTAATCCCATTGATGACACCATTGTTGAAGGTACAGAAACAGCTATCCTCAACTTAGCTGCTGGAACAGGATATACCCTGGGTACGGTGAAGAGTGCCACTGTGAATATTGCTGATAATGACTTGCCTCCTCTACCAGTAATTACAGTTGTCGCCACAGATGCCAATGCAGCGGAAACCGCAACAGGTGAAATCGCTAATCCTGGAGTCTTTACCCTCACCAGAACAGGTAGTACAACTGATGCTCTAACTGTTAACTACAAAAACGACGGTACAGCCACCAATGGTACAGATGGTACAGACTACACCACCCTCACGGGAACTGTAACTTTTGCTGCGGGTTCTGCAACAGCCACGGTGACAGTTAACCCCATTGATGACACCATTGTTGAAGGTACAGAAACAGCTATCCTCAACTTATCTGCTGGGACAGGATATACCCTGGGTACAGCTACGAGTGCCACTGTCAATATTGCTGATAATGACTTGCCTCCTCTACCTGTAATTACCATAGCGGCTACAGATGCTAATGCTGCTGAAACCGCAACAGGTGAAATTGCTAATCCAGGAGTCTTTACCCTCACCAGAACAGGTAGCACAACCAGTGCCTTAACTGTTAATTACACCACCGCAGGTACAGCTACTAACGGTACTGACTACAGCAACCTCACGGGAACTGTAACTTTTGCTGCGGGTTCTGCAACAGCCACGGTGACAGTTAATCCCATTGATGACACCATTGTTGAAGCTACAGAAACAGCTATCCTCAACTTAGCTGCTGGCACAGGATATACCCTGGGTACAGCTAAAACTGCCACTGTCAATATTGCTGATAATGACTTCCCACTAGTCACTATTGACCTAAGTGAGAACCAAACCATAGTTGAAGGCAATACTAGTCCTCAAAGCGTTGCCTATACAGTTACTCTTTCCGACACCAGCAACCAAACCATTACCGTCCAATATGCAACTAGTAACGGTACAGCCATCGCAGGTTCAGACTATACTGGCACAACAGGAACATTAACCTTCAACCCAGGAGTAACAACTCAAGTTATCAATATTCCCATTCTCAACGACTCCATTAATGAAGCAAATGAAACCTTTACTCTGACTCTGACATCTCCTACCAATGCCAGTTTAGGTACGAAAACAAGCACCACCACAACCATAACCGATACCCTCGTTGCCTCTGTTACTACTACCCTACCTAGCAACGTAGAAAACCTTTCTCTAGAAGGAACAGCATCTATCAACGGTACAGGTAATGCTGGCAATAATGTCCTGATTGGTAATCAAGCCAATAACATTTTAGTTGGTGGCACAGGTGCTGATACCTTGAAAGGAAAGGCAGGTGCTGATACTCTCACAGGTGGAGCTGACGCTGACATTTTTGAATTTGGTGGTCAAGCTTTAGCTGTAAATCCAGAAACAGGGTTTTTGACAGAAACAGGCGCAAATTTAGGGTTTATAGGTCCAAAAACTAGTTTCATTGGCAAGGATATCATTACCGACTTCGCCACTGGAGTAGATCAGATTTTCCTGGATATTAGCACCTTTACATCTATAGGCCCCGCAGGTTTAGATTTATCATTGCTTGCTAATGGTTTTAGCTTAGTTAACCAAGCTACTAATGCTGGTATTGACACTCAGAATGCGTACTTGGTTTATAATCAAGGCACTGGAGACTTATTATACAATGTCAACTTGTCAGCTTTTGGTAATGGTGGCGGTGGAATCTTCGCTAACTTGGGAGTCGGTACAGCCTTAGCTGCTACAGACATATCACTCATTGGTGATAATGACTTATCACTGATACCAGTAATTACCGTAGCGGCTACAGATGCCAATGCTGCCGAAACAGCCACAGGTGTGACTGCAAATCCGGGAGTATTTACTCTCGCCAGAACAGGTGATCTAACTGATGCCTTGACTGTTAACTACACCACCACAGGCACGGCTACCAATGGCACTGACTACAGTAACCTCACAGGAACTGTAACTTTTGCCGCAGGTTCTGCAACAGCCACGGTGACAGTTAACCCCATTGATGACACCATCATTGAAGGCGCAGAAACAGCTATCCTCGATTTAGCTACTGGGACAGGATACACCCTGGGTACTGCTACGAGTGCCACTGTGAATGTTGCTGATAATGACTTGCCATTAATCACTATTAACCTCAGTGACGACCAAACCATAGTTGAAGGCAGTACTAGTTCTCAAAATGTTTCCTATACGGTTACTCTTTCCGACATCAGCACTCAAACTATTACTGTTCAATATGCTACTAGTAACGGTACAGCTATAGCAGGTTCAGACTATACTGGCAAAACAGGAACTCTGACCTTTAACCCAGGTGTTACCAGTCAAGTCATTAATATCCCCATTGTTAATAATTTCATCAATGAAGCCGATGAAACCTTTACTCTAAGCCTAACATCTCCTACCAATGCCAGTTTGGGTACAAAAACCAGTGCCACTACGACTATCACTGATACCCTGACTGCTTCTGTCACCACTACTTTACCACCCTTCGTTGAAAACCTTTCTCTGACAGGAACAGCATCTATCGACGGTACTGGTAATGCTGGAAATAATGTCCTGATTGGTAATCACAAAAATAACATTTTATTTGGTGGGTCAGGTGCTGACACCTTGAAAGGAAAGGCAGGTGATGATACTCTCATCGGTGGAGCCGACGCTGATATTTTTGAATTTGGTGGTCAAGCTGTAGCTGTCAATCCAGTCACTGGGTTGTCTGAGGAAACGGGTACAACTTTAGGGTTGATAGGTCCAAAAAGTATTTCCATTGGTAAGGATACAATTACTGACTTTGCTACTGGAGTAGATCAGATTTTGCTGGATATTAGCACCTTTACAGCTGTTGGTCCTGCCGGTTCAAATTTATCATTGGTTGCTAATGGTTTTAGCTTAGTTAACCAAGCTACTAATGCTGGTATTGACAGTCAGAATACTTACTTTGTTTACAATCAAGGTACTGGAGACTTGTTCTACAATGTCAACTTGTCGGCTTTTGGTAGTGGTGGCGGTGGAATCTTCGCTAATTTGGGAGTCGGTACTGTCTTAGCTGCTACAGATATCTCACTTATTGCTTAG
- a CDS encoding MgtC/SapB family protein, with protein sequence MTNSFYVASHDWLNICFRLCLALLMGGMIGLERQLRHKPAGLRTHMLVSLGSSVFTLIAIQVGGEQITADTLSRVIQGIASGVGFLGAGEILRESSQQSNSLEIHGLTSAAAIWVAAALGIASGCGLWQLGLITAVLTVVVLNIFKKVEKFH encoded by the coding sequence TTGACAAACTCTTTCTATGTTGCCAGCCATGATTGGCTGAACATCTGTTTTCGGCTTTGTCTGGCATTACTCATGGGCGGAATGATTGGATTAGAACGCCAACTTAGACACAAACCCGCTGGTTTAAGAACCCATATGTTGGTTAGTTTGGGTTCCTCTGTGTTTACTCTCATTGCTATCCAAGTCGGTGGAGAACAAATTACTGCTGATACTCTCAGTCGGGTGATTCAAGGTATTGCATCTGGTGTAGGATTTCTGGGTGCAGGAGAAATTTTACGGGAATCTTCTCAACAATCAAACTCACTGGAAATTCACGGACTTACTTCGGCCGCAGCGATTTGGGTGGCAGCTGCTTTAGGAATTGCTTCTGGTTGTGGTTTATGGCAGCTAGGATTAATTACTGCTGTGTTAACTGTTGTGGTTCTCAATATTTTTAAAAAAGTAGAAAAATTTCATTAG
- a CDS encoding putative PEP-binding protein, with the protein MDKLYWLDQIKLQDRAKVGDKAFYLSKFMQRGYPVVPGFVVSADVWRQFLETLNSSESLVADLPYSSLHLDAANWQQLQYVAGRLRQEIISATVPHHWVSTIFQAAKTWEKKCLILRPTLAVSAAAIQVMGNISGLLESVFCPCDQEAISEALKLVWSQLFRARSLLYWQSVGINLQQINLAVLVQPVENAIASGIFNANKLGTDVEATWGLGVAITNGEVLPDVYYIQDKTELVREQHLGNKILAYRVYDPASSDVSESQSESVLTIDNNCLLAYLLSEHQQKQYALSAELLSQVVFLGNQLVSEVGTKLTMKWTITQETSSTKLYITQVKASPLAIPGSYLIKGIGAGKGRVMANAYVIVSSQQKPEQIPQGVILIAPAITPDWLPLLDQVGGIITEQGGLTSHAAILSRELGIPAIVSATNATNLVQTGERLLLDGDRGEVYRSKGDGGVGEMGRWGNTGGGEEKQIMSSLSPAHFQSMIATQLLVNLSQPSLISQVQILPVDGVGLLRSELMVLNILDGQNPHVWLLNGRRAELLELWSEQIMQFAGAFAPRPIFYRSLDWRPQDLPSLSDYKLSSPQSILGEHGTFSYLRDPTVFELELEALAAVQKSGYSNIHLMLPFVRTVEEFVFCRRKVEQAGLTQNTHFQLWIMAEVPSVLFLLPEYIKAGVAGISIGTNDLTQLILGVDREQGELASIFDQRHPAVMGAIAQLIKMAKDGGIPCSICGQAPALYPEIIDKLVEWGITSISVEPEAVEKTYSAIARAEQHIILTAARRQLGNL; encoded by the coding sequence GTGGATAAACTCTACTGGCTTGACCAAATTAAACTACAAGACCGCGCCAAAGTTGGCGATAAAGCGTTTTACTTAAGTAAATTTATGCAGAGGGGCTACCCAGTAGTACCTGGTTTTGTAGTTTCGGCAGATGTTTGGCGGCAATTTCTAGAAACCCTCAATAGTTCAGAGTCATTAGTTGCTGACTTACCCTATTCTTCCCTACATTTGGATGCAGCTAATTGGCAACAACTTCAGTACGTAGCTGGCCGCTTGCGTCAGGAAATTATTTCTGCTACTGTACCGCATCATTGGGTAAGTACAATTTTCCAAGCTGCTAAAACATGGGAAAAGAAATGTTTAATATTGCGTCCAACCCTAGCAGTATCAGCCGCAGCGATACAGGTAATGGGGAATATCTCTGGCTTGCTGGAGTCCGTGTTTTGTCCCTGTGATCAAGAAGCGATCTCTGAGGCATTAAAACTAGTTTGGAGTCAGTTATTTCGTGCCAGAAGTCTACTGTACTGGCAAAGTGTAGGCATTAACTTACAACAAATTAATTTGGCGGTATTAGTGCAACCAGTAGAGAATGCGATCGCTTCTGGTATATTCAACGCCAACAAGTTAGGAACAGATGTTGAAGCTACTTGGGGATTAGGAGTGGCAATTACCAACGGAGAAGTATTGCCAGATGTTTACTATATCCAAGACAAAACAGAACTTGTTCGCGAACAACATTTGGGAAATAAAATTCTTGCTTATCGTGTTTATGATCCTGCATCTTCAGATGTTAGCGAATCCCAATCTGAATCAGTGTTAACGATAGACAACAATTGTCTGTTGGCCTACCTACTAAGTGAGCATCAACAAAAACAGTATGCTTTATCAGCAGAATTACTGTCACAAGTTGTTTTCTTAGGAAATCAACTAGTCAGTGAAGTAGGTACAAAGTTGACTATGAAGTGGACAATCACTCAGGAAACTTCATCTACAAAACTCTACATCACTCAAGTGAAGGCCTCCCCATTAGCAATTCCCGGTTCATACTTGATCAAAGGAATAGGGGCAGGTAAAGGACGTGTGATGGCTAATGCCTATGTGATTGTCAGTTCACAACAAAAACCTGAACAAATTCCCCAGGGAGTGATTCTAATTGCACCAGCAATTACTCCTGATTGGTTGCCTTTACTCGATCAAGTGGGGGGAATTATTACAGAACAAGGTGGATTAACCAGCCACGCCGCGATTTTGTCCAGAGAATTGGGTATTCCCGCTATAGTCAGCGCCACAAATGCCACAAACCTGGTTCAAACTGGTGAACGACTACTGCTTGATGGCGACAGGGGAGAAGTTTATCGGAGTAAAGGAGATGGAGGAGTTGGAGAGATGGGACGGTGGGGAAATACTGGAGGTGGGGAAGAGAAACAAATAATGTCTTCTTTATCACCTGCTCATTTTCAATCAATGATCGCTACTCAACTACTGGTTAATCTCAGCCAGCCGAGTCTCATTTCACAAGTGCAAATTTTACCTGTAGATGGGGTGGGATTACTACGTTCAGAATTGATGGTGCTAAACATTTTGGATGGACAAAATCCTCATGTTTGGCTGTTAAATGGACGCAGAGCCGAATTATTAGAATTATGGTCTGAGCAGATTATGCAATTTGCCGGCGCTTTTGCACCAAGACCAATTTTTTATCGGTCTTTAGATTGGCGACCGCAGGATTTGCCATCATTGAGTGATTATAAACTATCTTCTCCTCAATCGATATTAGGTGAACATGGTACTTTTAGTTATTTACGTGATCCTACAGTTTTTGAATTAGAATTGGAGGCTTTAGCTGCTGTACAAAAAAGTGGTTACAGCAATATTCACCTGATGTTACCTTTTGTGCGGACTGTGGAAGAGTTTGTATTTTGCCGTCGTAAAGTTGAGCAAGCAGGATTAACTCAAAATACCCATTTTCAATTATGGATAATGGCGGAAGTTCCCAGTGTGCTGTTTTTGCTGCCAGAGTATATTAAAGCAGGTGTAGCAGGGATTTCTATTGGCACCAATGACCTCACTCAATTAATTTTAGGGGTGGATAGAGAGCAAGGAGAACTAGCAAGTATATTTGATCAGCGTCATCCAGCGGTTATGGGTGCGATCGCTCAATTAATTAAAATGGCTAAAGATGGGGGGATTCCTTGTTCAATCTGCGGTCAAGCACCAGCCCTGTATCCAGAAATTATTGATAAGTTGGTGGAATGGGGTATTACGTCAATTTCTGTGGAACCAGAAGCAGTAGAAAAAACTTATAGTGCGATCGCTCGTGCCGAACAGCATATTATCCTAACAGCAGCACGTAGACAACTGGGGAATCTGTGA